In a genomic window of Mycolicibacter heraklionensis:
- a CDS encoding flavin-containing monooxygenase, translated as MTEREPRVIIIGAGVAGITTAHVLREQGFTDITVLEKGSDVGGVWYWNHYPGLRCDVPSQIYQFGFAPKPDWQHAWATGTAIQRYHRDVVDELGLAELIRLDTEVTDAQWDERRHWVVTTAAGEELVADFLVCATGVLHHPFVPEIPGLADFAGPVVHTARWDDGLETGGKRIAVIGTGSTGVQVVSALQPDAASIDHYVRSAQWILWAPTSLRQLPGVAGVLARLPKLHRALYRLMAFGGSALLTDVTTRPTWRRRVVQEYARACLRIQVRDKDLRDKLHPDYQPLCKRQVISGTYYRAIGADNADLVTDAIAEVTPNGIRTADGTHRDTDVIVLATGFHAHNYMRPMRLHGRDGVSIDDAWAKGPRAYRMTAIPGFPNLFTVLGPNSPTGSISLQYTSELTARYIAQWLAKFRAGELTTVEVTDQATTRFNDDVATAMGPTVWNTGCNSWYLTEGGAVDLWPFDRATMKAMLGSPDPAAFHLS; from the coding sequence GTGACCGAGCGCGAGCCCCGCGTCATCATCATCGGGGCGGGCGTTGCGGGTATCACCACCGCGCACGTTCTGCGTGAGCAGGGTTTCACCGACATCACCGTCCTGGAGAAGGGCTCCGACGTGGGCGGGGTCTGGTACTGGAACCACTATCCGGGACTGCGATGCGACGTGCCCTCGCAGATCTACCAGTTCGGGTTCGCTCCGAAACCCGACTGGCAGCATGCCTGGGCCACCGGCACCGCCATCCAGCGGTATCACCGCGACGTCGTCGACGAGCTCGGGCTGGCGGAGCTGATCAGGCTCGACACCGAGGTGACCGACGCGCAATGGGATGAGCGCCGGCACTGGGTTGTCACCACCGCCGCCGGTGAAGAGTTGGTCGCCGACTTCCTGGTCTGCGCGACCGGCGTGCTGCACCACCCGTTTGTCCCCGAGATCCCCGGGCTCGCGGACTTCGCGGGCCCGGTGGTGCACACCGCCCGGTGGGACGACGGGCTTGAGACCGGCGGGAAACGGATCGCGGTGATCGGCACCGGTTCCACCGGCGTGCAGGTGGTCTCGGCCCTGCAGCCCGACGCCGCGTCGATCGACCATTATGTGCGTTCGGCGCAATGGATCCTGTGGGCGCCCACGTCGCTTCGACAGCTGCCGGGCGTCGCCGGGGTGCTGGCGCGGCTCCCGAAGCTGCATCGTGCGCTCTACCGGCTGATGGCGTTCGGCGGCTCTGCGCTGCTGACCGATGTCACCACCCGCCCGACGTGGCGGCGCCGGGTGGTGCAGGAGTACGCCCGAGCATGTCTGCGAATCCAGGTGCGCGACAAAGACTTACGGGACAAACTCCACCCCGACTATCAGCCGTTGTGCAAGCGCCAGGTGATATCGGGGACCTACTACCGGGCCATCGGCGCCGATAACGCCGACCTGGTCACCGACGCCATCGCCGAAGTCACCCCGAACGGCATCCGCACCGCCGACGGCACCCACCGGGACACCGACGTCATCGTGCTGGCGACCGGCTTCCACGCCCACAACTACATGCGTCCCATGCGGTTGCATGGGCGGGACGGGGTCAGCATCGATGACGCCTGGGCCAAGGGCCCGCGCGCCTACCGGATGACTGCGATTCCCGGCTTCCCGAACCTGTTCACCGTGTTGGGCCCCAATTCGCCCACCGGATCGATCTCCCTGCAGTACACCTCGGAGCTGACCGCGCGCTACATCGCCCAGTGGTTGGCGAAGTTCCGGGCCGGCGAGCTGACCACTGTCGAGGTCACCGACCAGGCCACCACCCGGTTCAACGACGACGTCGCCACCGCAATGGGCCCGACGGTGTGGAACACCGGCTGCAACTCCTGGTACCTCACCGAGGGCGGCGCCGTTGACCTGTGGCCGTTCGACCGCGCGACGATGAAAGCGATGCTGGGCAGCCCCGATCCGGCGGCCTTCCACCTCAGTTGA
- a CDS encoding sulfurtransferase, with translation MGPRNKVLITAAELTELLRAGDPVTVLDVRWSLEAPDGHQAYLHGHLPGAVYVSLEDELSDHTVPDRGRHPLPTGRNLEAAARRWGVRRNQPVVVYDDWNRAASGRLWWLLTTSGVADVRILDGGLSAWTAAGGELQTGEVSPEPGNVTLLPEDLYEGLRPTLTADETGEAARTGSVALLDARAPERFRAEVEPIDAAAGHIPGAKNLPFTALLAADGTFLPDDAIAGLLADRGVGADDTVGTYCGSGISATVIVAALAAAGRSAAMFPGSWSQWSADPSRPVARGED, from the coding sequence GTGGGCCCGCGCAACAAGGTCCTGATCACCGCCGCGGAGCTCACCGAGCTCCTGCGGGCCGGTGATCCGGTGACCGTCCTCGACGTCCGCTGGAGCCTGGAGGCACCGGACGGGCATCAGGCATATCTTCACGGCCACCTTCCGGGTGCGGTGTACGTCTCACTCGAAGACGAGTTGTCCGACCACACCGTGCCCGACCGTGGTCGGCACCCGCTGCCGACCGGACGCAATCTGGAGGCCGCCGCCCGCCGATGGGGGGTGCGGCGCAACCAGCCGGTGGTGGTCTACGACGACTGGAACCGGGCCGCATCCGGGCGACTGTGGTGGTTGCTGACCACCTCCGGGGTGGCCGATGTGCGCATTCTCGACGGCGGCCTGTCGGCGTGGACGGCAGCCGGCGGCGAGTTGCAGACCGGCGAGGTCTCCCCCGAACCGGGCAACGTCACCCTGCTGCCCGAGGACCTCTATGAGGGCCTGCGGCCGACGCTGACCGCCGACGAGACGGGCGAAGCCGCCCGCACCGGCTCGGTGGCACTGCTCGACGCCCGCGCCCCGGAGCGGTTCCGTGCCGAGGTGGAGCCGATCGATGCGGCCGCCGGTCACATTCCGGGCGCGAAGAACCTGCCGTTCACCGCCCTGCTGGCCGCCGACGGAACCTTCCTGCCCGACGACGCGATCGCCGGACTGCTGGCCGACCGCGGTGTCGGCGCCGACGACACGGTGGGGACCTACTGCGGTTCGGGGATCAGCGCCACGGTGATCGTGGCGGCGCTGGCCGCCGCCGGCCGCTCCGCGGCCATGTTCCCGGGGTCGTGGTCGCAGTGGAGTGCGGATCCGTCCCGGCCGGTGGCACGCGGCGAGGACTGA
- a CDS encoding hemophore-related protein — protein sequence MASLSLTRFAVAAGSAAVALSAGAGFAAAAPDLDSVINTTCTYSQVTAALNAENPAAAAKLNANPMVGSILQSFLSSTPAQRQEQAAQLRTMPAAQQYMDTITSVAGSCNNY from the coding sequence ATGGCCTCTCTGTCGTTGACCAGATTCGCTGTCGCAGCTGGCAGCGCGGCTGTAGCGCTCTCCGCCGGAGCCGGTTTCGCCGCCGCGGCCCCCGACCTCGACTCGGTAATCAACACCACCTGCACGTACTCGCAGGTGACCGCGGCACTGAACGCGGAGAACCCCGCTGCCGCAGCCAAGCTCAACGCAAATCCGATGGTCGGCAGCATCCTGCAGAGCTTTTTGAGCTCCACCCCCGCTCAGCGCCAGGAACAGGCCGCTCAGCTCCGGACCATGCCGGCGGCCCAGCAGTACATGGACACCATCACCTCGGTCGCCGGCTCCTGCAACAACTACTGA
- a CDS encoding amidase — protein sequence MTHPPAASGTRFPTLTEQLYQLASGEATSVDLVRRALHAIDASQSTLNAFRVVFTESALVSAAEADRRRAAGHRAPLLGIPIAVKDDTDIAGVATSFGTSGYVEPAGHDAEVVRRLRAAGAVIVGKTNTCELGQWPFTSGPGFGHTRNPWSRRHTPGGSSGGSAAAVAAGLVAAAIGSDGAGSVRIPAAWTHLVGIKPQRGRISTWPLPEAFNGLTVNGVLARTVEDAALVLDAVSGNADGDLHKPPPLAVSDYVRTAPGQLRIALSTRFPYTGFPARLDPEIRAALERTAEQLRLLGHTVVPGNPDYGLRLSWNFLSRSTAGVLTAANGLGGAVNLDPRTLANMRTGRLLSQAVLRKARAHETRDQRRVGSIFRIVDVVLAPTTAQPPPLVHTFDDLGSWETDRTMIAACPVTWPWNLLGWPSINVPAGFTSEGLPIGVQLMGPANSDGLLVSLAAELEGINGWAARQPTPWWRTEPGHGS from the coding sequence ATGACCCACCCGCCCGCGGCGTCCGGCACCCGCTTCCCCACCCTCACCGAGCAGCTCTACCAGCTGGCCAGCGGCGAGGCGACCTCTGTCGACCTGGTGCGCCGGGCGCTGCACGCCATCGACGCCAGCCAGTCCACCCTGAACGCCTTCCGGGTGGTGTTCACCGAGTCGGCGCTGGTCAGCGCCGCCGAAGCCGACCGGCGTCGGGCCGCGGGCCACCGCGCCCCGCTGCTGGGCATCCCGATCGCGGTCAAAGACGACACCGATATCGCGGGTGTGGCCACCTCGTTCGGCACCTCCGGGTACGTCGAGCCCGCCGGCCACGACGCGGAGGTGGTGCGCCGCCTGCGGGCCGCCGGCGCGGTGATCGTCGGCAAGACCAACACCTGCGAGTTGGGCCAGTGGCCTTTCACCAGCGGCCCCGGGTTCGGCCACACCCGCAATCCCTGGTCTCGCCGGCACACCCCCGGTGGGTCGTCGGGGGGCAGCGCCGCCGCGGTGGCCGCGGGCCTGGTCGCCGCGGCAATCGGATCCGACGGAGCCGGCAGCGTGCGCATCCCCGCCGCGTGGACGCACCTGGTCGGCATCAAGCCGCAGCGCGGCCGCATCTCCACCTGGCCGCTGCCGGAGGCGTTCAACGGGCTCACCGTCAACGGGGTGCTGGCTCGCACCGTCGAGGACGCGGCGCTGGTGCTGGACGCGGTCTCCGGCAACGCCGACGGAGACCTGCACAAACCGCCGCCGCTGGCGGTCTCGGACTATGTGCGGACCGCTCCGGGGCAACTGCGTATCGCGCTGTCGACGCGGTTCCCCTACACCGGGTTCCCGGCTCGGCTGGATCCGGAGATCAGGGCGGCGCTGGAACGCACCGCCGAGCAGCTGCGCCTGCTCGGGCACACCGTGGTTCCCGGGAACCCCGACTACGGGCTGCGACTGTCGTGGAATTTCCTGTCCCGGTCCACCGCCGGAGTGTTGACCGCCGCCAACGGCCTCGGTGGCGCCGTCAACCTCGACCCGCGGACATTGGCCAACATGCGCACCGGCCGGCTGCTGTCGCAGGCCGTGCTGCGCAAGGCCCGCGCTCACGAGACCCGGGATCAGCGCCGGGTGGGCTCGATCTTCCGCATCGTCGACGTGGTGCTGGCGCCCACCACCGCCCAGCCGCCACCACTGGTGCACACGTTCGACGACCTGGGCAGCTGGGAGACCGACCGCACCATGATCGCGGCCTGCCCGGTGACCTGGCCGTGGAACCTGCTGGGTTGGCCGTCGATCAACGTGCCGGCCGGGTTCACCTCCGAAGGGCTGCCGATCGGCGTGCAGTTGATGGGGCCGGCCAACAGCGACGGCTTATTGGTGTCGCTGGCCGCTGAGCTGGAGGGCATCAACGGCTGGGCGGCCCGGCAACCCACGCCGTGGTGGCGTACCGAGCCCGGCCACGGCTCGTGA
- the recO gene encoding DNA repair protein RecO, which yields MRLYRDRAVVLRQHKLGEADRIVTLLTRDHGLVRAVAKGVRRTRSKFGARLEPFAHIDVQLHPGRNLDIVTQVVSVDAFATDIVSDYGRYTCACVILETAERLAGAERAPATALHRLTVGALRAVADGRRSRELVLDAYLLRAMSVAGWAPALTECARCATPGPHRAFHVAAGGSVCGHCRPAGSTTPPMGVLDLMSALHDGDWEVAELSTAAHRSHASGLVAAHLQWHLERRLRTLPLVERVQHRPAGHDVEAEVEVQPQATGSDG from the coding sequence ATGCGGCTGTACCGGGACCGGGCGGTGGTGCTGCGCCAGCACAAGCTCGGCGAAGCCGACCGGATCGTCACTTTGCTCACCCGCGACCACGGGCTGGTCCGCGCGGTGGCCAAGGGGGTGCGTCGTACCCGCAGCAAGTTCGGCGCCCGGCTGGAGCCGTTCGCCCACATCGACGTGCAGCTGCACCCCGGCCGCAACCTCGACATCGTCACCCAGGTGGTGTCGGTGGACGCGTTCGCCACCGACATCGTCAGCGACTACGGCCGCTACACCTGCGCCTGCGTGATCTTGGAGACCGCGGAACGCCTGGCCGGTGCCGAGCGGGCCCCGGCGACGGCGTTGCACCGGCTCACCGTCGGTGCGCTGCGCGCGGTGGCCGACGGCCGGCGCTCCCGTGAGCTGGTGCTGGACGCCTATCTGCTGCGTGCCATGTCGGTGGCCGGGTGGGCGCCGGCACTGACCGAGTGCGCCCGTTGCGCCACCCCCGGTCCGCACCGGGCATTTCACGTCGCGGCCGGTGGCAGCGTCTGCGGGCACTGCCGCCCGGCTGGTTCGACCACCCCGCCGATGGGTGTGCTGGATCTGATGTCGGCGTTGCACGACGGCGACTGGGAGGTCGCCGAGCTTTCCACGGCGGCGCATCGCAGCCATGCCAGCGGATTGGTGGCCGCGCATCTGCAGTGGCACCTGGAGCGCCGGCTGCGGACGTTGCCGTTGGTGGAGCGGGTTCAGCATCGGCCGGCCGGGCACGACGTCGAGGCTGAAGTTGAGGTTCAGCCCCAGGCCACCGGCAGCGACGGCTGA
- a CDS encoding class I SAM-dependent methyltransferase — MTENPRADVVSRQYERWTYPPPIHDLQAWSAGNWEWFDPSHAHRVLWPDREYRPDLDILIAGCGTNQAAVFAYNNPQARVVAVDISASSLGHQQYLKDKHGLWNLELHQLPIEELATLGRDFDLAISTGVLHHMADPKVGMKAIAERLRPDGVAGIMLYARYGRIGIEILESVFQDLGLEQNDESIQTVRQAIRLLSQDHPVQPYLKIAGDLASDSGLVDTFLHGRAKSYDVDGCIDLVQSAGLDFQGWLLKAPYYAHDVAVPSAGFYDKVNALPEEKIWSVMERIHTLNARHFFIATRPERAKSSYTIDFSTPESLDYVPLFRWKCGLNGNEIFRSGWRMPLNPAQLPFVQSIDGRRSIRQIAADLAQAGGPSRGSAADLEKFGRKLFQSLWRLDFVAMDLSAGS, encoded by the coding sequence GTGACCGAGAATCCACGTGCAGACGTCGTCTCCCGGCAGTACGAGCGGTGGACCTACCCGCCGCCCATCCACGACCTGCAGGCATGGTCGGCCGGAAACTGGGAGTGGTTCGACCCGAGCCACGCGCACCGGGTGCTGTGGCCGGATCGTGAGTACCGCCCCGACCTCGACATCCTGATCGCCGGCTGCGGCACCAACCAGGCGGCGGTCTTCGCCTACAACAACCCTCAGGCCCGGGTGGTGGCCGTCGACATCAGCGCGTCGTCGTTGGGGCACCAGCAGTACCTCAAGGACAAGCACGGCTTGTGGAACCTGGAGCTGCACCAGCTGCCGATCGAGGAGCTGGCCACGCTCGGCCGGGACTTCGACCTGGCGATCTCGACGGGCGTGCTGCACCACATGGCCGACCCGAAGGTGGGCATGAAGGCGATCGCAGAACGGCTGCGGCCCGACGGCGTCGCCGGCATCATGCTCTACGCGCGCTACGGCCGGATCGGCATCGAGATTCTGGAGTCGGTCTTCCAGGACCTGGGGTTGGAGCAGAACGACGAGTCGATCCAGACCGTCCGCCAGGCCATCCGCCTGCTGTCGCAGGACCACCCGGTCCAGCCGTACCTGAAGATCGCCGGCGACCTGGCCTCGGACTCGGGCCTGGTGGACACGTTCCTGCACGGCCGGGCGAAGAGCTACGACGTCGACGGCTGCATCGATCTGGTCCAGTCGGCCGGGTTGGACTTCCAGGGCTGGCTGCTCAAGGCGCCGTACTACGCCCACGATGTGGCGGTGCCGTCCGCCGGCTTCTACGACAAGGTGAACGCCTTGCCGGAGGAGAAGATCTGGTCGGTGATGGAGCGCATCCACACCCTCAACGCGCGGCACTTCTTCATCGCCACTCGCCCCGAGCGGGCCAAGAGCAGCTACACGATCGACTTCTCGACGCCGGAGAGCCTCGACTACGTGCCGCTGTTCCGCTGGAAGTGCGGCTTGAACGGCAACGAGATCTTCCGCTCGGGCTGGCGTATGCCGCTCAACCCGGCTCAGCTGCCGTTCGTCCAGAGCATCGACGGTCGTCGCAGCATTCGTCAGATCGCCGCGGACCTGGCGCAGGCCGGCGGCCCGTCGCGCGGGAGCGCTGCGGACCTGGAGAAGTTCGGCCGCAAGCTGTTCCAGTCGCTGTGGCGTCTGGACTTCGTCGCGATGGATCTGAGTGCCGGTTCCTGA
- a CDS encoding decaprenyl diphosphate synthase, producing the protein MVLNRANRKAAFPQLPAAPDDYPVFPDKSTWPVVFPQLPSPPGGGPCRPPQHTSKAVAPQIPAEALPNHVAVVMDGNGRWATQRGLGRTEGHKMGEAVLIDITCGAIELGIKWLTVYAFSTENWKRSAEEVRFLMGFNREVVRRRRENLNAMGVRMRWVGSRPKMWRSVIKEFEIAEAMTVGNDVITINYCVNYGGRTEIAEAAQAIAREAVAGKLNPSRINEATIARHLHRPDMPDVDLLIRTSGEQRSSNFMLWQAAYAEYIFQEKLWPDYDRRDLWEACEQYASRQRRFGTA; encoded by the coding sequence ATGGTGTTGAATCGGGCCAATCGGAAGGCTGCCTTCCCGCAACTGCCCGCGGCACCCGACGACTATCCGGTGTTCCCGGACAAGTCCACCTGGCCGGTGGTCTTCCCGCAGCTGCCCTCGCCGCCGGGCGGTGGGCCGTGCCGCCCCCCGCAGCACACCTCCAAGGCCGTCGCCCCGCAGATCCCCGCCGAGGCGCTGCCCAACCACGTTGCCGTCGTCATGGACGGCAACGGCCGCTGGGCGACCCAGCGCGGGTTGGGTCGCACCGAGGGGCACAAGATGGGCGAGGCGGTGCTGATCGACATCACCTGCGGCGCCATCGAACTCGGTATCAAGTGGCTGACCGTGTACGCGTTCTCCACCGAGAACTGGAAGCGCTCGGCTGAAGAGGTCCGCTTCCTGATGGGCTTCAACCGCGAGGTGGTGCGTCGGCGCCGGGAGAACCTCAACGCGATGGGCGTGCGGATGCGCTGGGTGGGTTCGCGGCCGAAGATGTGGCGCAGCGTGATCAAAGAATTCGAGATCGCCGAAGCCATGACCGTCGGCAACGACGTCATCACCATCAATTACTGCGTCAACTACGGTGGGCGCACCGAGATCGCCGAAGCCGCACAGGCCATCGCCCGGGAGGCGGTGGCGGGCAAGCTGAACCCGAGCCGGATCAACGAGGCCACCATCGCGCGGCATCTGCACCGGCCCGACATGCCCGACGTCGATTTGCTGATCCGCACCTCGGGCGAGCAGCGGTCGTCCAACTTCATGCTGTGGCAGGCGGCCTACGCCGAGTACATCTTTCAAGAGAAGCTGTGGCCGGACTACGACCGCCGCGACCTGTGGGAGGCCTGCGAGCAGTACGCCTCGCGACAGCGCCGGTTCGGAACGGCGTGA